The stretch of DNA CTCTACTATAATGAACACAGGTACTTCATCACCCATCTTCAAACCTCTGGGCTGAAATAGCTACCAGTAATCACTCCAAATACAACATATATTCCATTCTGCTCATCTTTCAGTCTTTACTTGTGATGTCCTATCTGTGTCTGTAAGATATTTGAAAAGGCTCTGTTCTTGCACAACATGTTTCTGCAGTCCTAAAACAGTGACAACATAACTTCTGACTGATGCTTTTCATCTCACAATATGCCATAACTGTTATTTTTTACTTTGAGGCAAGCTGAAACATGCTATTAAGAAAGCAGTTACTTCAGAAAAGTGGTACCATGACACCAGGAGCATGCTGCTGATAAGAACTTGTAGAATAAATTTATAAAGTTTACCCTGGATGGATCTTGAAGCTCACTTTTGTTTACACTGTTTTTGCCTATACTGACTAGCTTATCGATATATTATTCTACATAATCATAACCATTTAAACATTAAATCCTTTTTATTAACTATTTAATGATCCCTAAGTTTTTTATAACTACTTAAGCTTCTAACATTTCCTCTTGTATTATATATAGCatatatgtgtacatatataaCAATTCTCTTAAACACATAATATTTCCAGTAACTTAATTGTGTGGAAATCTTAAATCACTGAAACAATACCTATTAACTATGGTTAGCTGTGATTTCAGCTAAGGTctgagaattttattttctctggtttGCCTGTTGCTTGTGGGCATCTGCATTCACTGTTGATACAATCAGAAGTCCTTTATCACTGCTGGTAATACACATGAAATCATGCATTCCCTCCGCCCCAGTTTTTATAAAGCATAATGAActgtttatttcaaaacataggTTTACTAAAGgtatctttatttaaaaaaaaaaaaataaaattatgttttagtAAAGCAAGGAGCCctataaaatacataatatatagTATGTATAGTCTACAAGCAATGTATAATATATTCAGCAGGCCCACTGTTCATCACTTTTTTATTGCATATTGAAGAAACAGACAGAGATTCCACAAAACACAAGCAGCTCATGACACAGAAATATGTTTACTAGCCAGTGCAAGAGAAATTATGAAGACACTAATTGTTAAGAGCATACAGACAATACCCAACGGTATGGGTGTTGTCTGTATACTCACCACTACCAGTGTTCCCCAGGGTTCAGTTCTGGGCTTGGCTGGGCTTCAATATATTGACTGATGATCTGGATGTGGGGACTGAGTGCACCCTCAGTCAGCTGGCAGGTGACACCAAACTGGGCAGGAGCATTGATCTTCTCAAGGGTAGGAAGGCTTTGCAGAGAGACTTGATAGACTTGATCAATGGCCAAGGACAAACTGAATGAGGTGCAAAAAGGCTGAGTGCTGGGTTCTGCCCTTGGGTTACAACAACTCCATGTGGcactacaggctgggggcagagtgggTTCCAGGGCTGTTCAGGAGAAAGGGACCTGGGAGTGCTGGTTGACAGCCAGCTTTaaatgagccagcagtgtgcccaggtagccaagaaggcaaatggcatcctggcctgtatcagcactactgtggccagcaggaccaagACActgattgtccccctgtacttgGTCCTCGCAaagccacacctcaaatcctgtctTTACTTCTGGGTCTGTTGCTTCAAAAAGGACACTGAAGCGCTGgagagtgtccagagaagggcaacaagacTCAAGAAAGGACTAAAAAACAAGTCTTAAGAGGAATGGCTATTTACTCTTGATAACAGGAGGCTCAGGTGACCTCATCACTCtttacaactccctgaaaggagggtaCAGTAAGGTCAGGACTGGTCTCTCCTGCCCTACCTGCAGTGagaagacaagaggaaatggtctTGAAATGAGACGGGAGATTCAGattaattattataaaaaaaattttgctgttAGTTGCCAGGCACTGGAATAGATTGCTCAAGGAGGTGGTGGAAGCCCCATACCTGAAGGTGTTTAAGAGGCATCTGCATCTGATGTGGTTCAGTGGGTCAGGGGTTACAGTGCCAGGTGGATGGTTGGACTGGGTGAACTTAAAGGACTCTTCCAACCTtgacaattctgtgattctatgacatAGCTGAAATGGGAAAGCCAGTCAAGTCTCTTCCATTTGTGTATTTTAGCtaaaaacctgaattttaaaGGCTCAGACTCATTTACTCTTCATTATGTACTGTATCAGTTAAATACATTGGTTTTCTTACAGATGTCAGAATACAACTAAAAAGTGATTTCCTAGCAGAATCATCTTCTGCCAGACAACAGTACTCCTTCCTTCTTCAGCCTCAAGTAGGTTTATAGATTAACTTTGTTCCAAGTAACACTCCTAATAATCAGCATTTAAGTTCAGTTTACTAGAAAGTATGTTACCTTATTAACTTTTTCTGCACTGCTTCCTACGACTACAGAGCAACCACAGGTCTGCAGGTGTGAACTAATTGCACTGCAAGTAAAAACAGACATAGGTTAATACATTTAACCAGATATTTCAAATGAAACAATTATCATTTTCACAAGAAGAATAAAGTGCTTCAAGTATAAATATAGCCTACATGCCCATAACCATGAGATTTTGAACAGTAGTGTAGGTTACTGCTGAAATCCAGAGGTTCAACAGTTCCTTCAGTACTGGAGGCACATGTGATGGTGTATAATTAGACGTCACCAAGCACTACATATATGAATACAGTTATGCAGGAGATACAATGAAAGGCAACAGAGTATCAATTAAAACCTATTAAATGCACTATCCCACAGGAAGAGACCGAATTACTCTCCAGTTCAACTATTtccacttaaaaattaaaaacaggggaaaaagagaagcacACAACTCAACAATAAGCATGCTATATGCCATACCATTAATGACTCTTATTTAGTGTTTATGCACAACacagttttttttctatttcaaaaaATGCAAGACTTTGTCTTAGAGTCTTATAAAATTAAATGGAGGCatcaaagaaaaatgtgtatttgaTAAGAATTCTACTATCAAACAACAGAGTCTGTTGTGCCTGTGACAGCCGAGTTTACAGAGATGCAGCCATTAGCCCAGAATCATTCTTCTAAAATGACAGAAacctttttaacattttattgacaaaaaatctcaaaaaaccaaacacatgtCATTGTTCCCCCTCCTATAAAGAAATCTATTTCAATCCATGTTCACATGCACATACAGATAGATACATTCAGATGCATACACAAGTTTTAATCATTTTACTACAGCATAAATCAAAACTGAACTTCATACTTGAGGAGAAAGCCTTCATGGCAACTATCCCCAATGTCATCATCATTTAGCACTGTGTCACTTATCTGAAATGCAAgtaaatataaacaaaagttAGACAAGAATCTGACCATCTTCCAATTAActgatttttttgctttgataGATACAAACTGTTTGGAAATAATATTTAAGTTGTAAGGCTTCCCCAGAAAGCATAATCTTAAAAAGACCTGACTCAgacaaaacattttgaaaatgagaAAGTCACGTGATTATTAAGTCTTCACCAGTCACAAGTAAGGGTCCTCctagtgttgttttttttaatgtaaaaaatgtCCAGAATACTTTAAATTAGTGCATGTCATATCACTTCTACTTCTTCCATGAGAACACTATAAGGCACTGAAAAAGGCATCAACACCAAATCCATTAATCTGcctgttcattttgttttgcaCCAAACCGCCTTTCCACTCATACAATGACATCATTCTATGCAGTCAATTTTGTTAAGTGATGACCATGAAAAAATACTGCCATTCCTTACACCATTTAGGAGAACCTGATGTGAAGCAACAGAAGTATACAGGAATTTAGGAAAATGGGCATTTTCTCTGGCAAAGTGAGTACCAAAGTAAAGGCCCAAAGCTATGTTTTATGCAGAGGGAGAaagtcactttttaaaatttcagaataCAAATAAAACAAGAACTTACGTCTATTTCTTCTGGAACACTGTGTGATTTCATAGATGAAAGGAGTTCCATTACAGGAATGACTTCTCCTGTCAGCATTGGAATGATGCTTTGACCCTGCACAATAAATAAGATGCTTGAAGTAAAAGCACATTGGGTAGTATTAGAAGTTACTACTAACACAAACTTGCAGTATTACATACAAAACATCCTAACTTCCTATCGCTTGGAAGGACAGTATGAGCAGAAATTGATGCACAGACTTATTGGGCTTTGCTCATCAATAATTATGAACTCGAAACATATATTTGGCTTTTCAACATCATGCCTAAAATGTGTTTCTGGGTCTTATGCTAATTTTCAACATCAGTTTTGATTGGCCTAGACAACACATGTTTGATAATTTGATCACACAATGTTATGTACAATTCTGTGTTGAGCATTTTATGTTCAAGTCTGATGTTTTTAACAATGACTGGAAACCAAAACCAGGTGTATTACTTATAAACATGCAAAAATACTTTCCTGACTCATCTGTCACAAGAAAATGAACCCACAATCTCACATTTAGAGTTTcagaaatcaaattattttcatagtCTCATAATTAAGTCTCCAAGCACATTTCAACATGACAGACCCTATATGtctctgtaattttaaaaggtgACCTAACCTAACATAAAAACAACCTTGACAGGAGGCTGGCATGACTCTATGGAGAACTTCAAGTTCAAGctaatgaggtttttttctgaaaagaaatattcttgACAGATTTCTACTTTATCCTTAAAGtgatgaaatttttctttaatttgatCACAGCTTCCATCATCCTATCTTCAGAAACTTTGCCTACTGTGCATGTCACATTATTTGCCAGTCCAATGCATCCTTCTGGATCCCAAAAAATAAGAAGCAACACCAACTTCCACAGTCATCTGATGCAGTCAAATAGTTTTGCAATGGTGGTGTGCCACGTGCATCCACCAGATGGCCCTTACCTGATCCTCCATTCTTTCTGTGCCTTCTAAGACAATCTTCTGGAAATGTTCTTGCCTCTCCTGAGCAAGAGAAGCAGTTACATATAAATGCTCTGGCATTTGTTCATGTATGTATGCATACAACAGTCACTCAGTACAGTTTCTTTCCTGTGGAGTCATGCTTCTTAGATTCAAATTTTGATGTTCCggtgttttttcttttacagagtTGACTTTAGGAGGAAGTATTGTCATGCAGCACAGATCaactctccctgctctgccctccacTTCACATCTCCCATGTTAGGGCAGGAAAGGAAGGGTTTGATGACAAtgtcaaaacattttcttcattcCAGATCAAGAAAATGCCACATGATCAGATTATGAAGAATTCCACTTTATGtattggtttttattttcaaatggaTTCAGTATAGATTGAGGATTCCTGACtcaacaagaaaaaattaagatCTTCAGAATGAGAGAAATTATCTGACTGGGGAAGGTGGGAaacaaaataccttttttcccccacctctTGAGGCATTTACAAGTCCTCAAAACATTGTTTTATAACTAATTACAGGAGACATGAAACCTCAAAGTACACAAACCACAAAGTACAAGAAGCTGAACAAAGCTCTGAAAACAGACTCATCAGCAGTTGAATAGcaaactgcatttaaaattaatttacaatGGAATAAAGTTATTATTCACAAAGATAATTTGGCGTTAATCACTGGAGCATCGACACAAGTCACAAAATGTATCAGACGCTGGGAGAACTAATGATAACATTTGCTAGATGCTGACAGGTTATTGCATTTTTACTGGTTACTCATTAGTTTCCTGTGACTGACCTACTCAGAGTTAATCAGCTTCAAGTGTGAGAAGAGTTtgctagggtttttttttgagcagaTGAATAGGGAATAAGCTAGAGTAGTTTGCCCTTAAAGCAGCAATAAAACTTTTCTAACCATCTAAAAGAAGCATCAGTGAAAAACAATACTGGAACAAGGCAGATTCCTTGTGGAATTCCTTGTGGCACCTCCACCCTTCAGTCAGAGAAGGACCACATCCTTGacaaccattttaaaataactcaGTCTTCTTGAAGACACATCTGAACAAATGGTGTAAGACACTTCTTTTCAGAAATGTAATTGTACAAAGTTATTAGACAAACATACAGAGCATAAATTGGAAAGGTGGAAGGGGTTTCTAATCCCATATTGATGACTTGCTCAGAATTGCTTGTCTTTCTTTGCCAGTCTGAACACTGCTCCATGTTTCTCCTAATTCTTGAGTTCAGAAGGCTTCTTCTCAACTCTAGCTGGAAATGTTGTATGATTCTACACAGAACTAATGAGAGCTAATATTCACCACTATTAGAATGTCCAGAACACCATTCAGATAGGACTTGATCATTTTTTTGATTTGCTGTATGTAACCATAGCTGCTAAACTGCCTCAAAATGCAGACTACAGAATGAAGCAGTTTTAATTCATTATCACTGTTACGATAATTCTAGAACTCGTGCCTAAATTTTAATCTACATTTTCCAGTTAGTTTTctaacaaaaacagaaaaactgcaGATATATGCAGGGACCTGTGCTCTCcctcaaaaaaaggaaaaaaaaaaaaaaaaaaaaggaaaaattataaaaaacataaaaatctgttccagtgttccAGAATTCAGAATGTATCATTGTCTCAGCTAATTCAACTGACCTAcctgcttaaagaaaaaaaaaaacaactgtcaTTCTTGATGCTGCTTGAAGGTTACTTCTACTGTGAAAACAGACTGGACCAATACCTGGATACATGGTAATGGAAAGCATACATGGAGCAATATTGAAAAACTGAACCAATGTATTATAGCTAAAAATAATGGATAACTCTTATTTGATCACTCACATTAGAAGTCAGTGCAGAGGACACTAAATGACAGAAGCAACGTAATCAGGAACATGAGACATTCATGAGACATTCACTTACATCAAAACCACTAACATCTAGCAGGGTTTTAAAAGACTAGATAAggaattaaatatttgcatttctacCATATTGAGAAAGAACTTTATGTACTATcctttctctgaaaaataaagtaaacCCCAGAAAGTATGATAAGCCAATGTTTCAGAAAGCTCTACCAGCCATAATCAGGCAATACAGCAAAACGGAAACACCAccacaaaaaattatttctgtaattagTTCAGATAAAAGAACTCAAAGAGTAAGTTTAAAGTATGTTGACTCAGAGCAGAAGATACCAGACAAATATGCATCACCATAAACATTACAGCTGATACGCACTCTACTGCTCTAAGATAGCTTGGACTCCATGAAGACgacaaaaaaaagtaatttttaccaTTAGACTGTTATTTAGtttcaagaaaaatacacaaaagatTTCACTAAATAAGGAAATAACCATGATTTACCCAAAGGTCAGAGTTCCGACGCTTGAGAAAAATTTAGCATGTTTTGAGTTTCAGGAGTAAACATATTTGGACTAAAGCAGCTGTACTTTTATGTATCTCCCTTTAGTTCTACACAGCTTAAGTCCTGACAAACTGTTTGGTTTGTCACcctccttttaaaaaataaacctgtaACAGCAATGAGAAGATTAACTGCACCAGTTCCCTCTTCTGGACCGcaacaaagaaaacaatgaTTTGGAACACAGTAAATTTACAATTATACCTAgtttaaatacaaaaatgaaCACAATTAAAACCAACAATTTATATGAAAATCAGAGAGATTAAAAACTGTACCGGAAATCTCTTTCAACTACACAGTCTCATAGAGGCTATATAACATCACCAGGATAATCCTGTGGCTAAAAATCCCAGCCTTGAATTTGctgaaataataatttgatAACCTTTAACCTTCAAAACTATATAGAGACCAGCCTTTTCTGAGTTTGTGTCTCTGGACTCCCCATAACAGAGGTCACAGCATCTCAATTTTTGCTTCTGCACAAGACAATCTAACAATTATTTTAAGTAATGAACAATAAACTTACCTTATGCATCCATATCCTTCCTTTCCTTATAATATGTGTTAACCTATCCACACATACTCTGTGAAGTGGCAGGTAGAAACCAAGTTCACTTTGTGGAAGTATAATTGATAGTCCATATGTGCTTCTGTCTCCATTCCAGTTTCCATCAAAGATTAATGACACAATGATTACTCTTTTTTCAGCCAAAACAAAGAACTTCACATCTATTGCACCACTTTCTGCATTCCGAAGTATTTCTCCATTCAGGGTGTGGTTAGCAAGAAAAGTTATTTCACCGTCACTGAGAAGTACCTGCTCTGTCTTTGGAGCCCAGATATGCCGTACTCGGGGGCCCAGAATATTGTCCCAGTAAGCAAAAGTGGCAGCTAATAACGGTGACTCGCCATTCAAAGAGATCTCTGTCTTAGCAACTGCAGGAGATGGTGGTGGACAAAGAGCTGACATGCCTATTTCCTCTCTCTTGTCTAGCTGAAATGCTTACATtacctaaaaaataaaaaagtttttgtaggaaaaaaaaaaagttagagcAGCCCTCATAATTATCTCATCTTCTTTTTACATGGGCAGGTAATGACAGGACTTGTTTTAAGccaagacagaaaatatttagattagctattaggaagaaattgcCCAGGAAAAATGTTAGGAACAAGTGGCCCAGAGAAGTGGATACCAAATCCCTGAAAATACTCAAGGCTAGGCTGGATGGAGCACTGAGCAACTTGATTTAGCGGGATGGCATGCCCAGAGCAGGGAGCGTTGGAATGACATCATCTTTGAGGTTTCTTCCAACCAAAGCCCTTccacaattcttttttttccaaatgacaCTTTCAAGAGGCAATCTGACTTCTTCACCCGAAATTTCATCATAGACTTCATTCATTCAGgaagtttatatatatatatatatatatatatatgtatgtttcACATGACAAAGTGGTACGCTTTACAGTCATTACTTAGACCTCAAATGCCCTTTACTCACTAGAGAAGTATGATAAACCTGCACAGCATGCAGCTTGTGTACGAAAACTGACACGATAAATATGTTCCTTACATGAAATGCAGGGTGTTATCATACAAGACAAGTGCTCAGCACTTCATAAAATGTATTGACAGATAACGTTTTATCTTGTGTGGACACAATTCCTGAACATTTTCTCTAGCAGTTTCCACCAACTCTACAGCTTCCC from Poecile atricapillus isolate bPoeAtr1 chromosome Z, bPoeAtr1.hap1, whole genome shotgun sequence encodes:
- the C9orf72 gene encoding guanine nucleotide exchange factor C9orf72 homolog; translated protein: MSALCPPPSPAVAKTEISLNGESPLLAATFAYWDNILGPRVRHIWAPKTEQVLLSDGEITFLANHTLNGEILRNAESGAIDVKFFVLAEKRVIIVSLIFDGNWNGDRSTYGLSIILPQSELGFYLPLHRVCVDRLTHIIRKGRIWMHKERQEHFQKIVLEGTERMEDQGQSIIPMLTGEVIPVMELLSSMKSHSVPEEIDISDTVLNDDDIGDSCHEGFLLNAISSHLQTCGCSVVVGSSAEKVNKIVRTLCLFLTPSERKCSRLCRSESSFKYESGLFVQGLLKDATGSFVLPFRQVMYAPYPTTHIDVDVSTVKQMPPCHEHIYNQRRYMRSELTAFWRANSDEEMSQDHIIHTDESFTPDLNVFQDIVHRDTLVKAFLDQIFHLKPGLSLRSTFLAQFLLVLHRKALTLIKYIEDDTQKGKKPFKSLRSLKIDLDLTAEGDLNIIMALAEKIKPGLHSFIFGRPFYTSVQERDMLMTF